One window of Triticum dicoccoides isolate Atlit2015 ecotype Zavitan chromosome 5A, WEW_v2.0, whole genome shotgun sequence genomic DNA carries:
- the LOC119298914 gene encoding uncharacterized protein LOC119298914, which translates to MLPLVNMQASPEKEASRQQQMMTKVSISILVMALPVLYVSVLRVPPATLFRDTTFWFLMSNSIIVVIAADSGMLFFGSSASASPGVDDRPFVVSNYNGDAAAVPMVSVSSDEPLLPVAVVEDQPFVVARDILVHGDTAVDSHAHALVVRGEEDARPKMAMSGKPSYAYPTGEGDDDGVVVKARLTASRSLAREERAARRRRSRSHSHALVPDTDTVVVQDKSVVVVRDEKLRRTATEGRRQPTAAEEEESEYYARLSDEELNRRVEDFITRFNREIRLQVEKEELQA; encoded by the coding sequence ATGCTGCCGCTGGTGAACATGCAGGCTTCTCCGGAGAAAGAGGCCAGCAGGCAGCAGCAGATGATGACCAAGGTGTCCATCTCCATCCTGGTGATGGCGCTGCCGGTGCTCTACGTCTCCGTCCTCCGCGTGCCGCCGGCCACGCTCTTCCGGGACACCACCTTCTGGTTCCTCATGTCCAACTCCATCATCGTCGTCATCGCCGCCGACTCCGGCATGCTCTTCTTCGGCTCCTCCGCTTCCGCTTCCCCGGGCGTCGACGACCGCCCATTCGTCGTCTCCAACTACAACGGCGACGCAGCGGCGGTGCCAATGGTTAGCGTCTCCAGCGACGAGCCGCTGCTGCCTGTGGCCGTCGTCGAGGACCAACCGTTTGTTGTCGCGAGGGACATCCTCGTACATGGCGACACGGCCGTGGACAGCCATGCACACGCATTGGTTGTACGAGGCGAAGAAGATGCTCGGCCGAAGATGGCCATGTCCGGCAAACCGTCCTATGCTTACCCCACCGGTGAGGGTGacgacgacggcgtggtggtgaaagcGAGGCTGACGGCAAGCAGGAGCCTGGCGAGGGAGGagagggcggcgaggaggcggcggagcaGGTCCCACTCGCACGCGCTCGTGCCCGACACTGACACGGTGGTGGTGCAGGACAAGAGCGTGGTCGTTGTGAGGGACGAGAAGCTCCGGCGCACGGCCACGGAGGGCCGGCGCCAGCCCACCGCcgcagaggaggaggagagcgagtacTACGCGCGGCTCTCCGACGAGGAGCTCAACCGGAGGGTGGAGGACTTCATCACCAGGTTCAACAGGGAGATCAGGCTGCAGGTCGAGAAGGAGGAGCTACAAGCCTGA